In Streptomyces sp. NBC_00483, a single window of DNA contains:
- a CDS encoding ABC transporter ATP-binding protein: protein MATTTPKSAEAVETVTHAARIEHVSKSFPAPGTPGGQQLVLDDITLDVAPGEFVTLLGASGCGKSTLLNLAAGLDLPSAGSIATDGRPALMFQEHALFPWLTAGKNIELALKLRGVAAQERHTEAERLLDLVRLSGAHGKRVHELSGGMRQRVALARALAQDSRLLLMDEPFAALDAITRDVLHDELTRIWQETGVSVLFVTHNVREAVRLAERVVLLSSRPGRIAREWTVDLPRPRRLEDTSVAELSAEITEELRGEIRRHGRH, encoded by the coding sequence ATGGCCACCACGACACCCAAGTCGGCCGAGGCCGTCGAGACGGTGACACACGCAGCGCGTATCGAGCATGTCTCGAAGTCCTTCCCCGCACCGGGCACGCCCGGCGGACAGCAGCTCGTCCTGGACGACATCACACTCGATGTCGCGCCGGGTGAGTTCGTCACCCTCCTGGGGGCCTCGGGCTGCGGCAAGTCCACCCTGCTCAATCTGGCAGCGGGCCTCGACCTGCCGTCCGCGGGCTCCATCGCCACGGACGGCAGGCCCGCCCTGATGTTCCAGGAGCACGCGCTGTTCCCGTGGCTCACGGCCGGCAAGAACATCGAGCTGGCGCTGAAGCTGCGCGGCGTCGCGGCGCAGGAGCGGCACACCGAGGCGGAGCGGCTGCTCGACCTCGTGCGCCTGAGCGGCGCGCACGGCAAGCGGGTGCACGAACTGTCCGGCGGCATGCGCCAGCGCGTGGCACTCGCCCGCGCCCTGGCCCAGGACAGCCGGCTGCTGCTGATGGACGAGCCGTTCGCCGCGCTCGACGCGATCACCCGCGACGTGCTGCACGACGAGCTCACCCGCATCTGGCAGGAGACGGGTGTGTCGGTGCTGTTCGTGACGCACAACGTGCGGGAGGCGGTGCGCCTGGCAGAGCGCGTCGTCCTGCTGTCGTCCCGCCCCGGCCGCATCGCCCGGGAGTGGACGGTCGACCTGCCGAGGCCGCGACGCCTCGAGGACACCTCGGTCGCCGAACTGTCCGCCGAGATCACCGAAGAACTGCGTGGGGAGATCCGCCGCCATGGCCGCCACTGA
- a CDS encoding ABC transporter substrate-binding protein: MSAARPRTPLRTLAAVAALPLLLTACGYGSQSNDSGDQAKAASGAKKLSADSVKIGYFPNLTHGTALVGVQKGLLQKELGGTEIKPSTFNAGPSEIEALNAGSIDIGWIGPSPSINGYTKSKGKSLRIIGGSASGGVKLVVNPKKIKSLDDLKGKKIATPQFGNTQDVAFLNWIAEKGWKVDAQSGKGDVSVVRTDNKITPDAYKSGSIDGAWVPEPTASKLVAEGGRTILDESDLWPDKKFVITNIIVSQKFLKEHPDVVEAVLRGSVKTNKWINANPEKAKESANAALQKLSGKALPADVIDPAWKSIDFLDDPLASTLDSEAKHAVKSGLLEQPDLKGIYDLKPLNKVLKAEGEDEVDDAGLGAK, encoded by the coding sequence GTGTCTGCCGCACGCCCACGCACCCCCCTGCGCACCCTTGCCGCCGTAGCAGCGCTCCCGCTCCTGCTGACCGCTTGCGGCTACGGGTCCCAGTCGAACGACAGCGGCGACCAGGCCAAGGCCGCGTCGGGCGCCAAGAAGCTCTCCGCCGACTCGGTGAAGATCGGCTACTTCCCCAACCTGACGCACGGCACCGCCCTGGTGGGCGTCCAGAAGGGCCTGCTGCAGAAGGAGCTCGGCGGCACGGAGATCAAGCCGTCGACCTTCAACGCGGGCCCCTCCGAGATCGAGGCGCTCAACGCCGGATCCATCGACATCGGCTGGATCGGCCCCTCCCCCTCCATCAACGGCTACACCAAGTCCAAGGGCAAGTCCCTGCGGATCATCGGCGGTTCGGCCTCGGGCGGCGTCAAGCTGGTCGTCAACCCGAAGAAGATCAAGTCCCTGGACGACCTCAAGGGCAAGAAGATCGCCACGCCCCAGTTCGGCAACACGCAGGACGTCGCGTTCCTCAACTGGATCGCGGAGAAGGGCTGGAAGGTCGACGCCCAGAGCGGCAAGGGCGATGTCTCCGTCGTCCGCACGGACAACAAGATCACGCCCGACGCCTACAAGTCCGGCTCCATCGACGGCGCCTGGGTTCCCGAGCCCACCGCGTCCAAGCTCGTCGCCGAGGGCGGCAGGACCATCCTCGACGAGTCCGACCTGTGGCCCGACAAGAAGTTCGTGATCACGAACATCATCGTGTCGCAGAAGTTCCTCAAGGAGCACCCGGACGTCGTCGAGGCCGTGCTGCGCGGCTCCGTGAAGACCAACAAGTGGATCAACGCCAACCCGGAGAAGGCCAAGGAATCCGCCAACGCGGCGCTGCAGAAGCTGTCCGGCAAGGCGCTGCCGGCCGATGTCATCGACCCGGCCTGGAAGTCCATCGACTTCCTCGACGACCCGCTGGCCTCGACCCTCGACTCCGAGGCGAAGCACGCGGTGAAGTCCGGACTCCTCGAGCAGCCCGACCTCAAGGGCATCTACGACCTCAAGCCGCTCAACAAGGTCCTCAAGGCCGAGGGCGAGGACGAGGTCGACGACGCCGGCCTCGGCGCCAAGTAA
- a CDS encoding putative leader peptide yields the protein MRTLSRADLSRLLLTSRRHIDLGRTSSAICRAA from the coding sequence ATGCGTACGCTCAGCCGCGCGGACCTGTCGCGCCTCCTGCTGACCTCGCGCCGCCACATCGACCTCGGCCGCACGTCCAGCGCCATCTGTCGGGCCGCCTGA
- a CDS encoding acyl-CoA dehydrogenase family protein: protein MGPATASPRTTDRTGSTPPYWLRVAREVADDLATDAVAREQAGKAPVDEVSRLREAGLLTPPASAETDGGGGDWAAALAVVREIAAADGAIGQLLGCHYFLAGSARFFAGPALAAQIEERSAAGQWCWGGGFARQEPALTLTRNSGGLVLNGRQDYTTGVLAADRLAVRAVRADTGAPLAVVVDADRPGVVIDAAADTFGRRLAAGGSVEFDDVTVAADEVLGPLSADEDFLPPRTALASPVAHLVSVQVLLGTAEGTLAEAREYSRTGQTPLHPAWPVGSPHDPQVLTTYGELTVLIRSASALADQALGAVQEALALGDELAYDEYAEVAALVTMAETAASRAAQESTTRALDIVGPRAASGVLGFDRFWRNARTHTLYEPLGHQLRDIGDYFLNGAQPPFALPA from the coding sequence ATGGGCCCTGCCACCGCGTCGCCTCGCACCACCGACCGGACCGGCTCCACCCCTCCGTACTGGCTGCGGGTGGCCCGCGAGGTGGCGGACGACCTCGCCACGGACGCGGTCGCCAGGGAGCAGGCGGGCAAGGCCCCCGTCGACGAGGTGTCCCGGCTGCGCGAGGCGGGCCTGCTGACACCTCCGGCGTCGGCCGAGACCGACGGAGGCGGCGGGGACTGGGCCGCCGCCCTCGCGGTCGTCCGTGAGATCGCCGCGGCGGACGGCGCGATCGGCCAACTGCTGGGCTGCCACTACTTCTTGGCGGGCAGCGCCCGGTTCTTCGCCGGGCCCGCACTCGCCGCGCAGATCGAGGAGCGGTCCGCTGCCGGGCAGTGGTGCTGGGGCGGCGGATTCGCCCGCCAGGAACCCGCACTGACGCTGACCAGGAACTCCGGCGGGCTGGTGCTCAACGGGCGGCAGGACTACACCACCGGGGTCCTGGCCGCCGACCGGCTCGCCGTCCGGGCCGTGCGGGCGGACACGGGCGCGCCGCTCGCCGTCGTGGTGGACGCCGACCGTCCCGGTGTCGTGATCGACGCCGCCGCGGACACCTTCGGCCGGCGACTCGCGGCCGGCGGCAGCGTGGAGTTCGACGACGTGACGGTCGCGGCCGACGAGGTGCTCGGCCCGCTCTCCGCGGACGAGGACTTCCTGCCGCCGCGTACGGCACTGGCGTCGCCCGTCGCCCACCTCGTCTCCGTCCAGGTCCTGCTGGGTACGGCCGAGGGAACGCTCGCCGAGGCCCGCGAGTACAGCAGGACGGGCCAGACGCCCCTGCATCCGGCCTGGCCGGTCGGCAGCCCGCACGACCCACAGGTGCTGACCACCTATGGGGAGCTCACCGTCCTCATCCGCTCCGCGTCGGCGCTCGCGGACCAGGCGCTGGGAGCCGTACAGGAGGCGCTGGCGCTCGGCGACGAGCTCGCCTATGACGAGTACGCGGAGGTCGCCGCCCTCGTGACCATGGCGGAGACCGCCGCGTCGCGGGCCGCCCAGGAGTCCACGACCCGGGCCCTGGACATCGTCGGCCCACGGGCCGCCTCCGGAGTCCTCGGCTTCGACCGCTTCTGGCGCAACGCCCGCACCCACACTCTGTACGAGCCTCTGGGGCACCAACTCCGCGACATCGGCGACTACTTCCTCAACGGTGCACAGCCCCCGTTCGCCCTGCCCGCCTGA
- a CDS encoding winged helix-turn-helix domain-containing protein — MTTAPQTGTTHATAPPSDARHLSLVRDTPLGAGVGQRTSVPMVGYLLLVPEGTDPAELFAEGGPRPEIRPVDPADAIPVPPPAAARPTDDDTIRIDPVRHVAELDGRELDLTYLEFALLAHLVKRPHHVLTRELLVTAVWGYDHVGDGRTVDVHIARLRRKLGRAHRQRIVTVRRVGYKYVPEQRPDRQEGSDSAPCHRP; from the coding sequence ATGACCACGGCACCGCAGACCGGGACCACCCACGCCACCGCGCCACCCTCCGACGCCCGCCACCTCAGCCTCGTCCGCGACACCCCGCTCGGTGCCGGCGTCGGTCAGCGAACCTCCGTACCGATGGTCGGATATCTGCTGCTCGTCCCCGAGGGCACCGACCCCGCCGAGCTCTTCGCCGAGGGCGGGCCCCGGCCCGAGATCCGGCCGGTCGACCCCGCGGACGCGATCCCCGTCCCGCCGCCGGCCGCCGCGCGGCCCACGGACGACGACACCATCCGCATCGACCCGGTGCGGCACGTGGCCGAGCTGGACGGTCGTGAACTCGACCTTACCTACCTGGAGTTCGCGCTCCTCGCGCACCTCGTGAAGCGCCCTCACCACGTGCTGACGCGCGAGCTGCTGGTGACCGCCGTCTGGGGCTACGACCACGTCGGCGACGGCCGCACCGTGGACGTCCACATCGCCCGACTGCGCCGCAAGCTGGGCAGGGCCCACCGCCAACGGATCGTCACCGTACGACGCGTGGGGTACAAGTACGTCCCCGAGCAGCGCCCCGACCGGCAGGAGGGCTCCGACTCCGCCCCCTGCCACCGACCTTGA
- a CDS encoding amino acid ABC transporter permease: MTTTSSYVEPSPAAPPEEPTSAPARPRIVPRRHLGRWASAAVALLVFAMVLNSVVRNDAFQWEVVGHYFTTSAVLDGLLLTVWLTAAVMVLGFLLGTVLATMRLSANPVLRTLSWGYVWIFRSTPLLVQLLFWFNIGTLYPTLGLGIPFGPEFVTVKTVNLFGPTLTALIGLTLHETAYAAEVVRGGIISVDSGQTLAAQALGLSRRRTLRRIVVPQAMRSIVPTAGNMLIGTLKGTSIVSVLAVHDLLYSAQLIYNQTYQVIPLLMVATLWYIAVTSVLSVGQYYVERHYARGDSRTLPPTPLQRLRGRLTSVRAWLSRVTAADARPAIRGER, encoded by the coding sequence ATGACCACCACGTCGTCCTACGTAGAACCTTCCCCCGCCGCACCGCCCGAGGAGCCGACGAGCGCCCCCGCCCGGCCCCGGATCGTGCCGCGCCGGCACCTCGGACGCTGGGCGTCCGCCGCCGTCGCGCTGCTCGTCTTCGCGATGGTGCTGAACTCCGTGGTCCGCAACGACGCCTTCCAGTGGGAGGTGGTGGGTCACTACTTCACCACCTCCGCCGTGCTCGACGGTCTGCTTCTGACGGTGTGGCTGACCGCCGCCGTGATGGTGCTTGGGTTCCTGCTCGGCACCGTCCTCGCGACGATGCGGCTGTCCGCCAACCCCGTGCTGCGCACGCTGAGTTGGGGCTACGTGTGGATCTTCCGGTCCACGCCGCTCCTGGTGCAGCTACTGTTCTGGTTCAACATCGGCACCCTGTATCCCACGCTCGGGCTCGGCATCCCGTTCGGCCCGGAGTTCGTCACGGTCAAGACGGTGAACCTGTTCGGCCCGACCCTCACCGCCCTGATCGGCCTGACGCTGCACGAGACCGCGTACGCCGCCGAGGTGGTGCGCGGCGGCATCATCTCCGTGGACTCCGGGCAGACCCTGGCCGCCCAGGCGCTCGGCCTGAGCAGGCGCCGCACGCTGCGCCGGATCGTCGTCCCGCAGGCGATGCGCTCGATCGTGCCGACCGCGGGGAACATGCTGATCGGCACCCTGAAGGGCACGAGCATCGTCAGCGTTCTCGCCGTGCACGACCTGCTGTACTCGGCGCAGCTCATCTACAACCAGACGTACCAGGTCATTCCGCTGCTCATGGTCGCCACACTCTGGTACATCGCGGTCACCAGCGTCCTCAGCGTGGGGCAGTACTACGTCGAGCGGCACTACGCGCGGGGCGACTCGCGGACGCTGCCGCCCACTCCGCTGCAGCGGCTGCGCGGTCGCCTCACCTCCGTTCGCGCATGGTTGAGCAGGGTGACGGCGGCCGACGCGCGACCCGCGATCCGGGGCGAGCGGTGA
- a CDS encoding ABC transporter substrate-binding protein has protein sequence MNLPGTRTRPRLAALVLLPLLALTACGSGDTDTDGAAGAGAQAAAAPSGNPVATVRKVESAAKLLPADVRKKGTLRIGSSTGGPPAAYYPNGTGKKAVGQDIDLADAAAKVLGIQLRRQDASFETILPALESGKYDLGTGNFGVTGERLKTIDFVTYINDGQGFAVKTGDTSFGKKITDLAQLCGRNIGVGAGTTFEATLDAEKARCTKAGKKPYDVQVFSDNGATLTALQQGRIDVIMSTINGLRHQASKSASRTTFLGEFHRLDVGFAFKKDSRLTKAFQVAVNELIKDGTYERILKKWGTSESAIETSRINPPEHT, from the coding sequence GTGAACCTGCCCGGGACCAGAACCCGACCGCGGCTCGCCGCCCTCGTCCTGCTGCCGCTCCTCGCTCTGACCGCCTGCGGCTCGGGAGACACCGACACCGACGGCGCGGCCGGGGCGGGTGCACAGGCGGCCGCCGCACCGAGCGGCAACCCGGTCGCCACCGTCCGCAAGGTGGAATCCGCCGCCAAGCTGCTCCCCGCCGACGTCCGCAAGAAGGGCACGTTGCGCATCGGCAGCTCGACCGGAGGCCCGCCCGCCGCGTACTACCCGAACGGCACCGGCAAGAAGGCCGTGGGCCAGGACATCGACCTCGCCGACGCCGCGGCCAAGGTCCTCGGCATCCAACTCCGGCGCCAGGACGCCTCGTTCGAGACGATCCTCCCGGCCCTCGAGAGCGGCAAGTACGACCTCGGCACCGGCAACTTCGGTGTCACCGGCGAGCGCCTGAAGACCATCGACTTCGTCACCTACATCAACGACGGCCAGGGCTTCGCGGTCAAGACGGGTGACACCTCGTTCGGCAAGAAGATCACCGACCTCGCGCAGCTCTGCGGCCGGAACATCGGCGTCGGCGCGGGCACCACGTTCGAGGCGACCCTCGACGCGGAGAAGGCACGCTGCACCAAGGCCGGCAAGAAGCCGTACGACGTGCAGGTCTTCTCCGACAACGGCGCCACCCTCACCGCGCTCCAGCAGGGCCGCATCGACGTGATCATGTCGACCATCAACGGCCTGCGCCACCAGGCGAGCAAGTCCGCCTCCCGGACCACCTTCCTCGGAGAGTTCCACCGACTCGACGTCGGCTTCGCCTTCAAGAAGGACTCCCGGCTCACCAAGGCCTTCCAGGTCGCCGTCAACGAGCTGATCAAGGACGGGACGTACGAGCGGATCCTCAAGAAGTGGGGCACGTCCGAGTCCGCGATCGAGACATCACGGATCAACCCGCCCGAGCACACCTGA
- a CDS encoding beta-N-acetylglucosaminidase domain-containing protein, translating into MFRTKHRSHVLHRSHRSHRTDGSRRTDRSRRTPLIAVLAVAALAAAPLTFGSGPAAAGSGSGSGAGADDGAPAITPAPHSEQQRSDRVIITPAVTVVTGAKSDPAAVQLTTAVLKAAGARDVTTTRKAPAGSGSLTVYVGGPSENPASAGALDALRTDGPAGLAAEGYVLAMGGKGAGRIVLSGADPTGTYYAAQSLRQVLPHRKTPGATVRGLAVRDWPATPVRGVIEGFYGTPWSHEARLDQLDYYGEHKMNIYVYSPKDDPYLRAKWRDPYPPEQLDQIKELVERARAKHVEFTYALSPGLSVCYSSDDDLKALTDKFQTLWDIGVRQFAVPLDDISYTDWNCDADKTKWGTGGGAAGQAQAYLLNRVNQQFIKTHDGALPLQMVPTEYYNTTSTPYKTAIAGQLDKDVLVEWTGEGVVAPTMTVAQAKRAKAVFGHEILTWDNYPVNDFATGRLFLGPFSGREKGLAEELAGITANPMIQPYASKLALHTVADYTWNDSAYDADVSYRAAVEETAGGNAKVARALRAFTDLNHSSRMDSVEAPELSKLMKGYWDGSVPASRLTAAFAALRDAPATIRDGVEKGFVEDSGPWLDSAQAWGRAGVAAVRMLEEQRAGHTDAAWTLRQQLPDLVTKAKSYRYTDLNGNKVPVVVGEGVLEPFFAKVRDTSNKGLGLPPQPTGTTGLPVYNGNTADRMTDGDDSTYFWSGRAPKTGEGVGVDLGGEQPLGSVTVTMGKSGSTEDYLHKGVLEYSSDGTTWHALGAEFSGKATWTADAPSGTTARYVRARASADQTNWLIVREFTVARTDRPTVSGGPAAAEGSSLAAAADGLPESAYRAASAPASDDAVTVTYPAPRAVSSVTVLRPDDATSSKAQVQLRVNGTWQDLGPLDGSVTTLPAPAGASADAVWLVWGDGSAAPVLSEVIVK; encoded by the coding sequence ATGTTCCGCACGAAGCACAGATCGCACGTATTGCACAGGTCGCACAGGTCGCACAGGACTGACGGATCCCGCAGAACTGACAGATCCCGCAGGACGCCGCTCATCGCCGTCCTCGCCGTGGCGGCCCTGGCCGCCGCTCCCCTGACATTCGGCTCGGGCCCGGCCGCCGCCGGATCAGGGTCCGGGTCCGGAGCCGGGGCCGATGACGGCGCGCCCGCCATCACCCCCGCCCCGCACAGCGAGCAGCAACGCTCCGACCGGGTCATCATCACCCCCGCCGTCACGGTCGTCACCGGCGCGAAGTCCGACCCGGCCGCCGTGCAACTGACCACCGCCGTACTGAAGGCGGCCGGCGCGCGGGATGTCACCACCACGCGGAAGGCTCCCGCGGGCTCCGGTTCGCTGACGGTCTACGTCGGTGGCCCCTCCGAGAACCCGGCCTCCGCGGGCGCACTCGACGCCCTGCGCACCGACGGTCCGGCCGGGCTCGCCGCCGAGGGTTACGTCCTCGCCATGGGCGGCAAGGGCGCGGGCCGCATCGTGCTGTCCGGCGCCGATCCGACCGGCACGTACTACGCGGCGCAGTCGCTGCGCCAGGTGCTGCCGCACCGCAAGACCCCCGGCGCCACCGTGCGCGGACTGGCCGTGCGCGACTGGCCGGCGACGCCGGTGCGCGGTGTCATCGAGGGCTTCTACGGCACCCCGTGGTCGCACGAGGCGCGCCTGGACCAGCTCGACTACTACGGCGAGCACAAGATGAACATCTACGTGTACTCGCCGAAGGACGATCCGTATCTGCGCGCCAAGTGGCGCGACCCGTACCCGCCCGAACAGCTCGACCAGATCAAGGAGTTGGTGGAACGGGCGCGCGCGAAGCACGTCGAGTTCACCTATGCCCTCTCCCCCGGTCTGAGCGTCTGTTACAGCTCCGACGACGACCTCAAGGCGCTCACCGACAAGTTCCAGACGCTGTGGGACATCGGGGTGCGGCAGTTCGCGGTGCCGCTGGACGACATCAGCTACACCGACTGGAACTGCGACGCGGACAAGACGAAGTGGGGCACCGGCGGAGGCGCCGCCGGTCAGGCGCAGGCGTATCTGCTCAACCGGGTCAACCAGCAGTTCATCAAGACCCATGACGGCGCCCTGCCGCTGCAGATGGTGCCGACGGAGTACTACAACACCACCTCCACGCCGTACAAGACGGCGATCGCCGGGCAGCTCGACAAGGATGTGCTCGTCGAGTGGACGGGCGAGGGTGTCGTGGCGCCGACGATGACGGTGGCTCAGGCGAAGCGGGCCAAGGCGGTCTTCGGGCACGAGATCCTGACGTGGGACAACTATCCCGTCAACGACTTCGCCACCGGGCGGCTGTTCCTCGGCCCGTTCAGCGGACGCGAGAAGGGGCTTGCCGAGGAACTGGCCGGGATCACCGCCAACCCGATGATCCAGCCGTACGCCTCGAAGCTCGCCCTGCACACCGTCGCCGACTACACATGGAACGACTCGGCGTACGACGCCGACGTCTCCTACCGCGCTGCCGTCGAGGAGACGGCCGGTGGGAACGCCAAGGTCGCGCGGGCGCTGCGGGCGTTCACTGACCTCAACCACAGCTCGCGGATGGACTCCGTGGAGGCGCCGGAGCTGTCGAAGTTGATGAAGGGGTACTGGGACGGTTCCGTCCCGGCGTCCCGGCTGACGGCGGCGTTCGCGGCGCTGCGGGACGCGCCGGCGACGATTCGCGACGGCGTCGAGAAGGGCTTCGTCGAGGACTCCGGGCCGTGGCTGGACTCCGCTCAGGCGTGGGGCAGGGCCGGGGTCGCGGCGGTGCGGATGCTGGAGGAGCAGCGCGCCGGGCACACCGACGCGGCCTGGACGCTCCGTCAGCAGCTGCCCGATCTGGTCACGAAGGCGAAGTCGTACCGGTACACCGACCTCAACGGCAACAAGGTGCCGGTGGTCGTCGGTGAGGGTGTGCTCGAACCGTTCTTCGCGAAGGTGCGGGACACGTCCAACAAGGGGCTCGGCCTGCCGCCGCAGCCGACCGGCACGACCGGGCTGCCGGTCTACAACGGCAACACGGCCGACCGGATGACCGACGGCGACGACTCCACGTACTTCTGGAGCGGCCGGGCGCCGAAGACGGGCGAGGGTGTCGGTGTCGACCTGGGCGGTGAGCAGCCGCTCGGTTCGGTGACGGTGACCATGGGCAAGTCCGGGAGCACCGAGGACTATCTGCACAAGGGTGTCCTCGAGTACTCGTCGGACGGCACGACGTGGCACGCGCTGGGCGCGGAGTTCAGCGGGAAGGCGACGTGGACGGCGGACGCGCCGAGCGGCACGACCGCCCGGTACGTGCGCGCCCGCGCGAGCGCCGACCAGACGAACTGGCTGATCGTCCGCGAGTTCACGGTGGCACGTACGGACCGCCCGACGGTGAGCGGCGGCCCGGCCGCGGCGGAGGGCAGCAGCCTTGCCGCGGCGGCGGACGGCCTCCCCGAGAGCGCCTACCGCGCCGCCTCCGCCCCGGCCTCGGACGACGCCGTCACCGTGACGTACCCGGCGCCGCGCGCCGTGTCCTCGGTGACGGTGCTGCGCCCGGACGACGCGACGTCGTCGAAGGCGCAGGTGCAGCTGCGCGTCAACGGCACATGGCAGGACCTCGGCCCGCTCGACGGTTCCGTCACCACCCTGCCCGCGCCCGCCGGGGCGAGTGCGGACGCGGTGTGGCTGGTGTGGGGTGACGGCTCGGCGGCTCCGGTGCTGAGCGAGGTGATCGTTAAGTAG
- a CDS encoding endonuclease/exonuclease/phosphatase family protein yields MTEHPRLTRRHGLRAVLAVAAALPAAAAVTTTVAAPAGAATSGRGGRLHVMTFNLRYASDTSPHSWADRRPVMRELLRKERPHVIGTQEGLYHQLQDIHEDLGEHYAWIGTGRAGGSRDEFGTVFYDTRRLRPVEFDHFWLSDTPELIGSKTWGNSVIRMATWVRFADLTEGGKEFYLLNTHFDHQVQVSRVKSAELIASRIAALDKSLPLLMTGDFNVAAHGNPVYDQLLATGLKDTWDAAAQRSKLYATFHGYKPLVPDGDRIDWILATPGVTVHSASINTYEKNGQFPSDHLPVQVRLTLG; encoded by the coding sequence ATGACCGAGCACCCCCGCCTCACACGCCGCCACGGACTGCGTGCCGTACTCGCCGTGGCCGCGGCGCTTCCCGCCGCCGCGGCGGTGACCACCACCGTCGCGGCGCCCGCGGGCGCCGCGACGTCGGGCCGCGGAGGGCGTCTGCACGTCATGACGTTCAACCTCCGCTACGCCTCCGACACCTCGCCCCACTCCTGGGCCGACCGCCGCCCGGTGATGCGCGAACTGCTCCGCAAGGAACGGCCGCACGTCATCGGCACCCAGGAGGGCCTGTACCACCAACTCCAGGACATTCACGAAGACTTGGGTGAGCACTACGCCTGGATCGGCACGGGCAGAGCGGGCGGCAGCCGGGACGAGTTCGGCACCGTCTTCTACGACACGCGACGCCTGCGCCCGGTCGAGTTCGACCACTTCTGGCTCTCCGACACCCCGGAGCTGATCGGCTCGAAGACCTGGGGCAACTCGGTGATCCGGATGGCCACATGGGTGCGCTTCGCCGACCTCACCGAGGGCGGCAAGGAGTTCTACCTCCTCAACACCCACTTCGACCACCAGGTCCAGGTGTCCCGCGTGAAGTCGGCGGAGCTGATCGCCTCGCGGATCGCGGCGCTCGACAAGTCCCTGCCGCTGCTGATGACCGGCGACTTCAACGTGGCCGCGCACGGCAACCCGGTCTACGACCAGCTCCTCGCCACGGGCCTCAAGGACACCTGGGACGCGGCCGCCCAACGCAGCAAGCTCTACGCCACGTTCCACGGTTACAAGCCGCTCGTCCCTGACGGCGACCGCATCGACTGGATCCTCGCCACGCCGGGCGTGACCGTGCACTCCGCGTCCATCAACACGTATGAGAAGAACGGCCAGTTCCCGAGTGACCATCTGCCGGTGCAGGTGAGGCTGACGCTCGGCTAA
- a CDS encoding helix-turn-helix transcriptional regulator — MDERSDQRGEIRDFLASRRARITPEQAGLPTSTRRRVPGLRREEVAVLAGVSTEWYTRLEKGHIGGVSEDVLAAVAQALQLDEDERTYLFDLARAARPARRAPSRRRDVAVPPRVQWMLDSMTMSSAFVRNGRQDVIAHNALAHALHTPMFASPTTDKQGRPNIARYIFLDPGSQDFFVDWDAATVATTALLRAEAGREPHDRALRELIGELSTLSPEFRSQWAAHDVRIRHEGIKRLRHPDVGDLELSYLSLDLPMASRAVHDLTLYSAEPGTTSEERLKLLSSLAATRSHEAVPPRA, encoded by the coding sequence ATGGACGAGCGAAGCGACCAGCGCGGCGAGATCAGGGACTTTCTCGCCAGTCGACGCGCCAGGATCACCCCGGAGCAGGCCGGGCTGCCCACCAGTACCCGGCGGCGCGTGCCCGGGCTGCGGCGCGAGGAGGTCGCCGTGCTGGCGGGTGTCAGCACCGAGTGGTACACGCGGCTGGAGAAGGGCCACATCGGCGGCGTGTCCGAGGACGTGCTCGCCGCGGTCGCGCAGGCCCTGCAACTGGACGAGGACGAGCGCACCTATCTGTTCGACCTGGCCCGCGCCGCCAGGCCCGCCCGCCGGGCGCCGTCCCGCCGCCGAGACGTCGCCGTGCCGCCGCGCGTCCAGTGGATGCTCGACTCGATGACCATGTCCTCGGCCTTCGTACGCAACGGCCGCCAGGACGTCATCGCCCACAACGCGCTGGCCCACGCCCTGCACACACCGATGTTCGCCAGCCCCACCACCGACAAGCAGGGCCGCCCCAACATCGCCCGCTACATCTTCCTCGACCCCGGATCGCAGGACTTCTTCGTCGACTGGGACGCCGCCACCGTCGCGACCACCGCCCTGCTGCGCGCCGAGGCCGGCCGCGAGCCCCACGACCGGGCGCTGCGCGAACTCATCGGTGAACTGTCCACGCTGAGCCCCGAGTTCCGCTCCCAGTGGGCCGCCCACGACGTCCGCATCCGCCACGAAGGCATCAAACGGCTGCGCCACCCCGACGTCGGTGACCTGGAACTCTCCTACCTCTCCCTGGATCTGCCGATGGCGAGCCGCGCGGTCCACGACCTGACGCTCTACTCGGCCGAACCCGGCACCACCTCCGAAGAGCGCCTCAAGCTCCTCTCCAGCCTGGCGGCCACCCGCTCCCACGAGGCCGTCCCGCCCCGCGCATAG